The DNA window GGGAATAACCAAAGCTGACGCTTTGGTTATTCATCTAAGAAGTTCAATTAGCCTTGCAATTGAGTTACATACATACGCGAGCCAGCGCTTGCGGCAACTCACTGTTCAGCGGCAAACAGGTCCTCTACCAACTCTATATACAACTTCTCAGCCTCCTCGCCCGTCATCCCTCTCAACTTATCCCAAGCGTCCCACTTCGCCCTCTCCTTCATGCTGAACACGCCCGGCCTGTCCCCCACACAGTCGCCGACGGTCGCCTGCTTGTACAGCCCGTACAACCGCAACAGCACGTCGTTCCCTGGCTTCGTCGCCAGCGAGTTCACCTGTTTAGCCTTCTCCTCGAACAACTGCGAGACCATCTTGCCGTGATCACAACAGCAACCCCCAACTAACCGTCAAGCACCAGCACCCTCAGCCAGCCGTCACGGCGCAGAACCCGTTTTTATAACAAAATGAGAGGTCCGCCAAGCTCTGTTGAGAGCGAGGCCGAAGACTGGGTAACAGCTACGTGTGACTACCTGTGACCACTCACGCTACTAACCGGTGCACAGCCTCTTGGGTGCTGCACCACACTGCCGCACAGACCACATTGAACCAGACTATGCTAAACACCAGTCAAAGCTGCCCATCCAACTCTCTGGGTTCTGATCCAGAGAGTGCGATACAGTACAGTGTAGCTGTTGTTAtacaaagaggaaagattCCACTCTCACTTGGTCCTATATAGCAATGTACAAGGTAGAAGAAAGCAAGCACATAGTTACTCACTTAGTAATATAGACTATGGAAAACATTGTAGATCAGTACATGAGAAAGCTGAAGCCTTTCTTACAGCTGTGCCAGTTGCCGTGTCTTCGGCATCACCACTGCCAGTGGCACCGCTGTGTTATATTCGCAAGACATAAAACAGAGATTCGTGCAGTGCTGCCACATCGCCAAAGAATAGGCGCCGACGCCTCCTGCGTTAAgaagagaaggaggaggacgtCTGAAACAGAGTTATTGCTTTGTTGTTAATACTACTTGCGAGCATACGTTAGTTCATCGGAATATGCGATATGAATAGCTGAGAGGATGCGATATCTTGTTTTGGTACACCAAAAAGATTGTTTCTGATACTTTCACAGAGATTATGCATTTGGTAGATCGCCAACTCTAAATCCCTCCAGTCAGTACTGCCCATTCTTGTACAAATCTCTGTGGATATGTGTCCATTGTATCGCTACAGTGTTCTACGATGACAGACAGTTCAACACCCACCGCTGACGCCAATCTTGCTAGTTGCTCTGTTATTTCTATGTCATCGTCATCTCTGGCATAAACCTTGTCTGTCAAGTTTAATTATCCCAGGAGAGCAAAATTTTCAAGTGGTTTCATCTTCTTTGATATTATTTCGACGAGACATTTGGAACATGCGATTTTGGTCCCTGAGAAATCCaggaaactgaaaatgACGGCTATGCACTCCGGATTAATTATTAAGTTCACATCAATCCAGAGTATGTACGATCCAATGCATGATAATGTCAGTATTGCTATTTCGGATAGTTCACTGGAATGCTGGGTGGTAGATATTACACTTTTCAATGGGTTAATCCATATAACGGCAAGGCTGCTGATATCTTGCATTCTCATCGTATCTTTCAAATAATTATTTTTCACTTGAGTGGCCTTAGACCTGACATAGGTTTGATCTGCTATCTCCGAATTGATAAAAAGACAAATTCTGTTGAAATAATCGATACCGACCGGGGAGTAACCACCCGGCGTTGAACTTTCAAGCAGCGGTTGAACGTTTAACAGAGTGATTATATCCTGGAAAAAAGTGTCCCATTGATTCCCGTTTATTTCACCGTATGTGTTGTAGAATATTTTGGTCAGAAGGTCCactattttatttcttaAATGGACATTTGATTCAACTTTCTTTCGAAGCAAGTCCAAAACGGTTTGCTTGACAAAACTTATGATATTACTATTTGTAGAGTTTATCCCGACAATGTCATTCAGTGCTTGTCGTTGACACCCTGGCATTGAAGGCCACGACATGCACTGCACTCTGCGGGGGCCCAGGCTGTGCTGTTTCTTGGGTGTTACCCGGTTGTTTAGCTAGTGTTTCTGTTATGACTGTCGCAGAAAGGCGAGCGGTTCAACTGAGGAGGGACAGATGACAGCAGAGGAGTTTACCGTAAACAGGGACCCAAGACAATTGCTGATGGCTGATTTGGAACCGTTCCCTTCGTACCACGGCAGTGGAGAGCTGGACAAAGAAGACCGTGTGGATGGTGGCAGTGCGAGTAGTACTGGGACCAGTAGCGGGAGTGACTCTGCGTTAGCACTAGCAGCTGGCGCTAGTGCTAACACCAGTGCAGGGTCTGCCGGCGGTAGGTCCCGCGCGTCCTCCCTCAGCACGTCGGACCCGAATGAGCCCGTGCAGGATCACCGGCGTAGAAGGTCTTCCTCACTCATCTCGCACGTCGAGCAGGaaactttggaagatgaaAACGATCAACATGTGTTCCCAAACCTTAACGCCTCGTGGGTCTCTCAACGTGGTGCGTGGATCATCCACCTCGTGGTGATCGTGcttttgaaactgttctATAACCTGCTACCGGGGCTCAACGGAAGAAAGATGTCCTGGACTCTCACTAATATGACTTACAACATAGGCATGTACGTCATGTTCCATCTGATAAAGGGCACTCCGTTCGACTTCAACGGCGGTGCGTACGATAACCTCACCATGTGGGAACAGATAGACAACGAGACTTTGTACTCCCCCTCTAGAAAGTTCATCATCTGTGTCCCCATCGCTTTGTTCATCTTGGCAACACATTACTCGCAATTCAGcttcaagttgttcatCTTTAACTTCGTCGTCACTTTCTGCGTCGGGATACTACCAAAACTACCTGTCACCCACAGACTGCGCGTATACATCCCTTTTGTCAACCAACCGCAACAGATCAGCTGAACaagtttatatatatatatatacacgTATATATCATTAAATTTACATACAAACGCCCAACTCAAAGACACCAAGAGCACAAGCCGAATGTCCCGCACTATCACGTTCGATATCCCGTCCAGTTACAAACTCATAGACCTCATCGGCGAAGGCGCATACGGGACAGTATGTTCCGCTTTACACAAACCATCACAGGTCAAAGTGGCCATCAAGAAGATCCAACCTTTCTCCAAACGCATGTTCGTCACACGAACACTCCGTGAGATCAAATTACTCCGGTTCTTCCACGCTCACGAAAACATCATCAGTATCCTCGACCAAGTCACACCGCAAACCGTACAAGAGTTACAAGCAGTGTACATCGTCCAAGAACTAATGGAGACGGACTTACACCGTGTCCTTGCCGCACAGAGACTCAGCGACGATCACATCCAGTACTTCGTGTACCAGACCCTAAGGGCACTCAAGGCGATCCACTCAGCGGGTGTCATACACAGAGACATCAAACCGTCAAACCTTCTCCTCAACTCGAACTGTGACTTGAAAGTATGCGATTTCGGACTCGCCCGATGTCTGCAGAGCTCATCCGCGTCCCGTGAGACTATGTTCGGGTTCATGACCGAGTACGTAGCTACAAGGTGGTACCGTGCCCCCGAGATCATGCTCTCCTTCCAAGAGTACACCACGGCAATGGATATCTGGTCGGTAGGGTGTATCCTAGCGGAGATGCTCTTGGGGAGACCGCTGTTCCCAGGCAGGgactaccaccaccaactgTGGCTCATCCTTGAAATCCTGGGGACACCACACCCTGCAGACTTCGACCAGATCAAGTCCCGCCGGGCAAGGGAGTACATCGCGGGGATGCCCCTCAGGCAGAGGAAACCTTGGGACTTGGTGTTCTCCAGGCCCATAGATACAAGTTTACTCGATTTGCTCACAAGAATGCTCACGTTCAACCCGGACAACCGCATCACGGCCCACGAGGCATTAGAACACGCGTACCTCGCTCCCTACCATGACCCAACAGACGAACCGGCGTACCAACCGCTCGATGTCGAAACGGACGCATTCTGGAAGATGGACAACAACATCGAAGCGGCAGTAACCAGCACGGTACaagacgacgaagacgCAGATGAGGACGACGCCACGATGCACACGCTCAAGCGACTGCTCTTCGAAGAATTGCACAAGCCGCTCCTGTGACCGCATCAAAGGTTCGAACCAGCTCaaacaaataaaaagaCCAGCATCGATGGTGTTGACACAACAAGAGGCAAGCGCTGTACCTGGCAGCGCAGGCCCGCTGTCTCGAGTGCACCagtatgtatatatacacacacgCGAGTGTGTGCGTGCGTAGTTGTGCACCCGTGAGTCAGGCACTTGACGTAGTCTGAAACATCTTATTGGGATACGCACCTACTGTAACATTAACATACCCATTACATATTCCCTCTCTGCCTCTTGCAATGCCGGAACCGTCAAGGAGGAGAGCACCGCTGTACAGCGAAGTAGCAGGGAGTGACCCGAGGGAGGGGACACCCGCCAGTATCGCGAAATCATACAGCGTCTTGCTGAACGACTCACATATGCAACAACATAGGGCGTCCAAGTCCGTCTCCGACTGGCTCACCACTGCGGGGGAAAGCAGTTCCGATGGCGAGGGCGAAGAGCAGGGACAGGGACGCTTGAGAACCTTCCAGCATAGGAACGCCAGCGGGAACACACTCTCCACGTCAGTATTGCTAAATACGGCCGTACAACCGGGCCTCATCGAGGAATCGATCGAAACAGCAGCGGAACAACTCAAAAGCGACTTCGCGTGGGGGGAACACCACCGCCAGAACTCGCCCACATCACTCATCAACTTCCCATTGCACGAGTTCCACATACCGCGAAGGTCAATGCTCCCGTCCCCCTCGCACAGGATAGAGTCGTCGACTCCATCGGCAAGCAGACCCAGGAAACCGCTAGTGTCACCAATATTTAATGCACCGTCATCACCTTCCATTAGCGAGGACCCCTGGATCCATACTGGAATACAACACGCGAGCAGCTCAGACGTGTACGAGAACGAGAAACCGACCAGAGTCGCATCTTCCCCGCTAAGAGAGTTCTCAATGGGAAACCCCCCCCACCAgtacgacgacgacgacgacggaGAGACTTCATCAGTGATCTCGGACAGTGAGTCCACAGCAACTGGAAGGACACCCTACCATTCCCAGAGGATAgactcgtcgtcgatgGAATCGCTTAAGTTGCAGGACTGCTCCTTCAAAGACATATTCGACCCGGCAAAAGTATgcctcgtcctcgtcgcCGGGTTGCTCGTCCCACCATCGCTGTTCATCGTCTACTTTTGTAAGGGGGACGGTATGCTTGGGTCAGACTACAACGTGCTGAGGCTCATCCTCAACGCAAACCACCGTGCCGCTGTGCTGAAGGGGTTCATCTGGGACATCGATGTCGACTGGTTCAGAAACTGGTGCCTCTTGTTAGCCATCTTGGAGACACTGCTCGTCCTTGCAGCGGTCGCCATTGCATTCGGTGTTGGGTTAACACGGTGACCAGTCCGCGAAGTCCGCCATCGCTTTGGTCCCTGTTCTGTGTGCCGACGTCCTTTAACCTTCTCAACATTTTCcacctttgaagaacaaccaCCGGTCATCGACCACTTAAATGCAGAACAGAAGACGGACGGACTGCGCGGGACACGCTCTGAACGATGATCTCACACATCGTCGAGTACCAGTGCCAGTACTCGAGCCAGGTGATGAAGAAGCACAAGAGCTGGTACGACGGGAGgttgaagtacttcaagGCGAATAGCAGGTTCATGCTGTACTCCGAGGACAACGTGCAGCTGGGCAGTGCGTTTGTCACCAGTGAGAGACAGGTACAACAGTTCCTGGACCCTGCTGGGTTTGAGTGCCAGGAACACAAAATCTTCGGCGCGTTTGTCGTGGTCATATACGAGGTGCTCAAAGAGTACGACAGGGAGATCCAGCACATCACGGCCCGTGACACTCGAGCGGCCAAGCCGTCTGCTAACTGTAACGCCACTGGGGAGGCGCCAAGGGCGAAGTGTGCTGTTCGgcccactttgaagaaaagagtGCTAATCGATACTAGCACTGAGCGAGAGGGGTACACAACAACCGGGCTGGCGTTGAAGTGGAACAAACCGTTCAAACCACCTCGGATGGTCCCCCGAGATAGTGGGAACCGACCTGCCGTGAGAGATTCCCGTGTCAAAAGAGAAGTGGGCACCACTACGAAGATGAGGTCGACCCCAGCAGAAGTAGTGGACACTCCCGCTGCGCCACCTAAGCACAAGAACAAAGCTATTCACACAACGACTGTACAGATCCAGACTGATCGAAGTACACCGCGACCTACAGCTTACATTAAAACTGCACGGAAAGCAGTTCATGATACCCACTTCAGAAGTCGGAATTTTGCTCCCATCAGAAGGATCGCACACAATCCGATAGTACTCCCCAAGTGAGCGGGATACACCACTTCTTCTCATATAATGAATGATATAGCATAAAACTAATGTAAAACCGTATAGAAAGGCATCCTGTTCGTGTGGACGATATGATAAAACTGAAGGTAAGCCGCCTAGGCAGCAAATCAAGCGGTGACTTTCTTCTCTAATAGCTCTTGCAAAGTCACAGCATCTGCTGCGAACTTTCTGATCCCGTCTGCCAATTTAGAGGTGGCCATCTCATCCTCACACATCGCGAAGCGGAACTTGGACTCGTTGTTGATGTAAGAGATCTTTTCACCGCCCTCCCTCTTGGCAATTTCCGGGGTTAAAACAGTCGGCACGGATTCAGAACTGTCCATGAGTTTGTCCAATACAGACAATGGGAGGGTCATGTTGTCCAAACCGGCTAGTGCTTTAACTTCGTCGATAGTTCTTAGCGAAGCGGCCATGACGATGGTTTTGTACCCGTGCTTCTTGTAGTAATTGTAGATATTCTTCACAGAGATGATGCCCGGGTTGTCTTCAGAGGTGTACTGTTTCCCAGTCTTTGCCGTGTAGAAGTCAACAATTCTACCGACGAAGGGGGACACAAGCGCCACACGCGCTTCCGCACAGGCGACTGCCTGCGCAAAGGAAAACAGCAGTGTCAAGTTGGTGTGGATACCATGCTCCTTCTCCAACACCTTCGCCGCGTTGATACCTTCCCATGTGGATGCAATCTTGATGTAAACACGATCCTTGTCAATACCTTCCTCCTTGTACAGCTCTATAATCCGTAGCGCCTTCTTGATGGTTGCCTCTTTGTCAAAGGATAGACGGGCATCAACTTCCGTGGAAACCATCCCGGGCACGATCTTCAAGATCGACGTCCCAAACTCCACTAGCAGCTTGTCCATCGCACAGCACACCTGCTCATCGGTGGTCGTGCCGTGCTGCTTCCCGTACTGGACCGCGTTGTCAATCAAGGTCTGGTAGTCACTCTTTTTAGACGCCGCCAGGATCAGGGACGGGTTCGTCGTAGAATCCTGTGGATCGTATTTGGCAATAGCTTTGAAGTCACCAGAATCAGCAACCACACGAGTCCCAGCGG is part of the Huiozyma naganishii CBS 8797 chromosome 4, complete genome genome and encodes:
- the ACB1 gene encoding long-chain fatty acid transporter ACB1 (similar to Saccharomyces cerevisiae ACB1 (YGR037C); ancestral locus Anc_4.181) — translated: MVSQLFEEKAKQVNSLATKPGNDVLLRLYGLYKQATVGDCVGDRPGVFSMKERAKWDAWDKLRGMTGEEAEKLYIELVEDLFAAEQ
- the KNAG0D03960 gene encoding exportin family protein; amino-acid sequence: MSWPSMPGCQRQALNDIVGINSTNSNIISFVKQTVLDLLRKKVESNVHLRNKIVDLLTKIFYNTYGEINGNQWDTFFQDIITLLNVQPLLESSTPGGYSPVGIDYFNRICLFINSEIADQTYVRSKATQVKNNYLKDTMRMQDISSLAVIWINPLKSVISTTQHSSELSEIAILTLSCIGSYILWIDVNLIINPECIAVIFSFLDFSGTKIACSKCLVEIISKKMKPLENFALLG
- the KNAG0D03970 gene encoding uncharacterized protein (similar to Saccharomyces cerevisiae ORM1 (YGR038W) and ORM2 (YLR350W); ancestral locus Anc_4.182) gives rise to the protein MTAEEFTVNRDPRQLLMADLEPFPSYHGSGELDKEDRVDGGSASSTGTSSGSDSALALAAGASANTSAGSAGGRSRASSLSTSDPNEPVQDHRRRRSSSLISHVEQETLEDENDQHVFPNLNASWVSQRGAWIIHLVVIVLLKLFYNLLPGLNGRKMSWTLTNMTYNIGMYVMFHLIKGTPFDFNGGAYDNLTMWEQIDNETLYSPSRKFIICVPIALFILATHYSQFSFKLFIFNFVVTFCVGILPKLPVTHRLRVYIPFVNQPQQIS
- the KSS1 gene encoding mitogen-activated serine/threonine-protein kinase KSS1 (similar to Saccharomyces cerevisiae KSS1 (YGR040W); ancestral locus Anc_4.184), with the protein product MSRTITFDIPSSYKLIDLIGEGAYGTVCSALHKPSQVKVAIKKIQPFSKRMFVTRTLREIKLLRFFHAHENIISILDQVTPQTVQELQAVYIVQELMETDLHRVLAAQRLSDDHIQYFVYQTLRALKAIHSAGVIHRDIKPSNLLLNSNCDLKVCDFGLARCLQSSSASRETMFGFMTEYVATRWYRAPEIMLSFQEYTTAMDIWSVGCILAEMLLGRPLFPGRDYHHQLWLILEILGTPHPADFDQIKSRRAREYIAGMPLRQRKPWDLVFSRPIDTSLLDLLTRMLTFNPDNRITAHEALEHAYLAPYHDPTDEPAYQPLDVETDAFWKMDNNIEAAVTSTVQDDEDADEDDATMHTLKRLLFEELHKPLL
- the BUD9 gene encoding Bud9p (similar to Saccharomyces cerevisiae BUD9 (YGR041W) and BUD8 (YLR353W); ancestral locus Anc_4.186) — translated: MPEPSRRRAPLYSEVAGSDPREGTPASIAKSYSVLLNDSHMQQHRASKSVSDWLTTAGESSSDGEGEEQGQGRLRTFQHRNASGNTLSTSVLLNTAVQPGLIEESIETAAEQLKSDFAWGEHHRQNSPTSLINFPLHEFHIPRRSMLPSPSHRIESSTPSASRPRKPLVSPIFNAPSSPSISEDPWIHTGIQHASSSDVYENEKPTRVASSPLREFSMGNPPHQYDDDDDGETSSVISDSESTATGRTPYHSQRIDSSSMESLKLQDCSFKDIFDPAKVCLVLVAGLLVPPSLFIVYFCKGDGMLGSDYNVLRLILNANHRAAVLKGFIWDIDVDWFRNWCLLLAILETLLVLAAVAIAFGVGLTR
- the MTE1 gene encoding Mte1p (similar to Saccharomyces cerevisiae YGR042W; ancestral locus Anc_4.187); the encoded protein is MISHIVEYQCQYSSQVMKKHKSWYDGRLKYFKANSRFMLYSEDNVQLGSAFVTSERQVQQFLDPAGFECQEHKIFGAFVVVIYEVLKEYDREIQHITARDTRAAKPSANCNATGEAPRAKCAVRPTLKKRVLIDTSTEREGYTTTGLALKWNKPFKPPRMVPRDSGNRPAVRDSRVKREVGTTTKMRSTPAEVVDTPAAPPKHKNKAIHTTTVQIQTDRSTPRPTAYIKTARKAVHDTHFRSRNFAPIRRIAHNPIVLPK
- the KNAG0D04010 gene encoding transaldolase (similar to Saccharomyces cerevisiae YGR043C and TAL1 (YLR354C); ancestral locus Anc_4.188), translated to MTLGVKKQKVEGECSALDNLKAAGTRVVADSGDFKAIAKYDPQDSTTNPSLILAASKKSDYQTLIDNAVQYGKQHGTTTDEQVCCAMDKLLVEFGTSILKIVPGMVSTEVDARLSFDKEATIKKALRIIELYKEEGIDKDRVYIKIASTWEGINAAKVLEKEHGIHTNLTLLFSFAQAVACAEARVALVSPFVGRIVDFYTAKTGKQYTSEDNPGIISVKNIYNYYKKHGYKTIVMAASLRTIDEVKALAGLDNMTLPLSVLDKLMDSSESVPTVLTPEIAKREGGEKISYINNESKFRFAMCEDEMATSKLADGIRKFAADAVTLQELLEKKVTA